A window of Natronolimnobius sp. AArcel1 contains these coding sequences:
- the dapA gene encoding 4-hydroxy-tetrahydrodipicolinate synthase, which yields MSSPIDFEGVFPAMCTPFDEDEQIDFETLQTDAQRLEAAGVDGLVPVGSTGESATLTHDEHVRVVEAVIEAVEDVPVIAGTGSNNTREALELSERAADAGADGLLLISPYYNKPEQRGLLEHFQTIADAVDLPQIVYNVPSRTGQNIEPDTAVELASHENIAGYKAASGDLGQIGEIAERTTDEDFAVLSGDDALTLPMISVGATGAISVAANIEPERTCAMVGAALDGDYARAQNLHHELGPLFRELFVETNPIPVKEAMQIRGYGPARMRPPLSRLSEEYRDDLEAVLAALENSSPAVADPAGAEGDR from the coding sequence ATGAGTTCACCAATCGACTTCGAGGGCGTCTTCCCAGCAATGTGTACGCCCTTCGACGAGGACGAACAGATCGACTTCGAAACACTGCAGACGGATGCCCAGCGCCTCGAGGCCGCCGGCGTCGACGGCCTTGTTCCAGTTGGCTCGACCGGCGAATCGGCGACGCTGACTCACGACGAACACGTCCGTGTCGTCGAGGCAGTCATCGAGGCCGTTGAGGATGTGCCCGTCATCGCGGGTACCGGCTCGAACAACACCCGCGAAGCGCTCGAGCTGTCCGAGCGCGCGGCTGACGCAGGCGCTGACGGCCTGCTCCTCATCTCGCCGTACTACAACAAGCCCGAACAGCGCGGCTTGCTCGAGCATTTCCAAACAATCGCAGACGCCGTCGATCTACCCCAGATCGTCTACAACGTGCCCTCGAGAACGGGCCAGAATATCGAACCGGACACAGCGGTCGAACTCGCCAGCCACGAGAACATCGCGGGCTACAAGGCCGCAAGCGGCGACCTCGGCCAGATCGGCGAAATCGCCGAGCGGACGACCGACGAAGACTTTGCAGTGCTGTCGGGCGACGACGCACTCACACTGCCGATGATTTCGGTCGGCGCGACCGGCGCGATCAGCGTTGCAGCGAACATCGAACCCGAACGGACCTGCGCGATGGTCGGTGCGGCACTCGACGGCGACTACGCGCGCGCACAGAACTTGCACCACGAACTCGGACCACTGTTCCGCGAACTGTTCGTCGAGACCAATCCGATCCCGGTCAAGGAAGCCATGCAGATCCGCGGCTACGGTCCAGCTCGGATGCGCCCACCGCTGTCCCGTCTCTCTGAGGAGTATCGCGACGATCTCGAGGCCGTCCTCGCTGCGCTCGAGAACTCGTCGCCTGCGGTCGCCGACCCGGCCGGAGCGGAGGGTGATCGATGA
- a CDS encoding phosphatase PAP2 family protein encodes MLFDGTVVDGLTNAIPVWLAVALLIISFLGSVYVVIPGLLWASLFGDRRRTMTWSGIVIGGYGIFVTLKPLFSVPRPATNPPFGPDLLPAGLSILYDLGLGFTSSSFPSGHAIAATVFWGLVAVDSTRGSRRQRVAVCVAIIVLVALSRVALGVHYPGDVLAGIVLGGLYLAGTLAIRARVSRPVPVLLGLGSVLALGGVFTGRPDDALILCGAAVAAGLVARYYPVSRKHSPGALSS; translated from the coding sequence ATGCTATTCGACGGCACGGTCGTCGATGGACTCACGAATGCGATTCCGGTCTGGCTAGCGGTCGCATTGCTCATCATCTCGTTTCTCGGGAGCGTCTACGTCGTGATCCCGGGGCTGCTCTGGGCGTCGCTGTTCGGTGATCGCCGCCGGACGATGACGTGGTCTGGCATCGTTATCGGCGGCTACGGCATTTTCGTGACACTCAAACCGCTGTTCTCGGTCCCGCGTCCTGCAACCAATCCACCGTTTGGCCCCGACCTCCTGCCTGCCGGGCTCTCAATACTGTACGACCTCGGACTGGGTTTTACCTCCTCGAGTTTCCCGAGCGGACACGCCATCGCTGCAACCGTCTTCTGGGGGCTCGTCGCGGTCGATTCCACGCGTGGCTCCCGTCGACAGCGGGTCGCCGTCTGCGTGGCCATTATTGTCCTTGTTGCGCTCTCACGAGTTGCACTTGGCGTTCATTACCCGGGTGATGTCCTGGCCGGTATCGTACTCGGCGGGCTCTATCTCGCGGGAACGCTTGCGATCCGAGCGCGCGTTTCGAGACCGGTTCCCGTGCTGTTGGGCCTTGGCAGCGTCCTCGCCCTTGGTGGTGTCTTCACTGGCCGGCCAGATGACGCGCTCATACTGTGTGGGGCTGCCGTCGCCGCCGGACTCGTCGCTCGGTATTATCCCGTCTCACGGAAACACTCTCCCGGCGCGCTCTCATCGTAA
- a CDS encoding ester cyclase: MLQVDPRDIVQHEIEAVWNDEDLEKIDELVAEEFVYHNPMVAEEVRGPDGYRQLVEEFRGAMTDFHMEIDAQIADDDTGLVATRFRTTGTHDRDLMGVEATGNEIDVTGMLFDRIEDGTLVERYVNDDAYGFMRQLGLIDQHPF, translated from the coding sequence ATGTTGCAAGTAGATCCCAGAGACATTGTTCAGCACGAAATCGAGGCGGTCTGGAACGACGAGGACCTCGAGAAAATCGACGAACTCGTGGCCGAGGAGTTCGTTTACCACAACCCGATGGTCGCCGAGGAGGTGCGCGGTCCCGACGGCTATCGGCAGCTTGTCGAGGAGTTCCGCGGTGCGATGACTGATTTCCACATGGAGATTGACGCACAGATTGCAGACGATGATACTGGACTGGTCGCGACACGATTTCGCACAACTGGCACCCACGACCGAGACCTGATGGGCGTCGAGGCGACCGGCAACGAGATCGATGTGACGGGGATGCTGTTCGACCGCATCGAAGACGGCACACTCGTCGAACGATATGTCAACGACGACGCCTACGGCTTCATGCGCCAGCTCGGACTGATCGATCAGCACCCGTTCTGA
- a CDS encoding M48 family metallopeptidase: MNNTGLKLRMAVVGTILFALYFGAALVFDAMFPNVGLLPILAVSLVLLPAAQYKIGKWMALRGTEEMPDEGQYRQIHQMTESLARDMGMDKPKLVVQDMGVPNAFATGRRSAGVVCVSNELIRLLDRDELEGVIAHELAHLDNRDTITMIIGQSIGMIVSYAVFFLLRDDNNFLVAYAGSVVAQMLTMIFVMAISRYREYVADDDARQYIGSGEPLARALEKISRGSEGRESRVDDNVSALCILNVDRSFLQQIFSTHPPTEKRIEKLRS, encoded by the coding sequence ATGAATAATACCGGCCTTAAGCTTCGGATGGCAGTCGTCGGAACCATCCTCTTTGCGCTGTACTTTGGCGCAGCACTCGTCTTCGATGCGATGTTCCCTAACGTTGGCCTCCTGCCAATACTGGCGGTCAGCCTCGTTCTTCTCCCCGCCGCACAGTACAAAATCGGCAAATGGATGGCGCTTCGTGGCACCGAAGAGATGCCAGACGAAGGCCAATACCGTCAGATTCACCAGATGACCGAATCCCTCGCACGCGATATGGGCATGGACAAACCCAAACTCGTCGTGCAGGATATGGGCGTCCCGAACGCCTTCGCAACCGGCCGCCGCAGTGCCGGCGTCGTCTGCGTTTCGAACGAACTCATCCGACTGCTCGACCGTGACGAACTCGAGGGCGTCATCGCTCACGAGCTCGCCCATCTGGACAACCGCGATACGATCACGATGATCATCGGCCAGTCGATTGGAATGATCGTGAGCTACGCGGTCTTCTTCCTGCTTCGCGACGACAACAACTTCCTCGTCGCCTATGCAGGCTCCGTCGTCGCCCAGATGCTGACAATGATCTTCGTGATGGCCATCTCCCGGTACCGCGAGTACGTCGCCGACGACGACGCTCGCCAGTACATTGGCAGCGGCGAACCACTCGCCCGCGCCCTCGAGAAGATTTCCCGTGGCTCCGAAGGCCGCGAATCCCGCGTCGACGACAACGTCAGCGCGCTGTGCATCCTGAACGTCGACCGGAGCTTCCTGCAACAGATCTTCTCGACGCACCCACCGACGGAAAAGCGCATCGAGAAACTCCGCAGCTAA
- a CDS encoding PUA domain-containing protein — protein MTDATDGNAGLPALRTIADYQFGAGAGEALFPTAETDSLTVKRTSSGRPRQVHADAGRLVSFGTDGRFTLGLEGGRRLKAALEHPAYRIVVDDESEPFVRDEKNVFSKFVLEAGSEIRPGDEVLVVHERGELIAVGRAELDAAAIGEFETGVAVFVREGAPAE, from the coding sequence ATGACTGACGCCACCGACGGCAACGCGGGCCTGCCGGCGCTGCGGACGATTGCGGACTACCAGTTCGGCGCGGGTGCAGGGGAGGCACTCTTTCCCACGGCGGAAACCGACTCGCTCACGGTCAAACGCACCTCATCCGGCCGACCGCGACAGGTCCACGCCGATGCTGGCCGACTCGTCTCGTTCGGCACTGACGGGCGCTTTACCCTCGGTCTCGAGGGCGGCCGGCGCCTCAAAGCAGCCCTCGAGCATCCTGCGTACCGCATCGTCGTCGATGACGAGAGCGAACCGTTCGTCCGCGACGAGAAGAACGTCTTTTCGAAGTTCGTCCTCGAAGCGGGGTCCGAGATTCGGCCAGGCGATGAGGTGCTCGTCGTCCACGAACGTGGCGAGTTGATCGCAGTCGGCCGTGCGGAACTGGATGCCGCCGCAATCGGCGAGTTTGAGACCGGCGTGGCAGTCTTCGTTCGCGAAGGCGCGCCGGCGGAGTAG
- a CDS encoding NYN domain-containing protein, with protein MTEIHPGQRVAMLVDAQNLYHTAQSLYSRNIDYSSLLEKGVQNRELTRAIAYVIRADSPEEESFFDALVDIGFETKIKDIKTFADGSKKADWDVGMSLDAVTLANHIDTLVLCTGDGDFSRLCSHLRHEGVRVEVMAFESSTAEELIDAADSFIDLGERHETFLL; from the coding sequence ATGACCGAGATTCACCCCGGCCAGCGCGTCGCCATGCTCGTGGATGCGCAAAATCTCTATCACACGGCACAGAGCCTCTACAGCCGAAATATCGACTATTCGTCCCTTCTCGAAAAGGGCGTCCAGAACCGAGAACTCACGCGCGCGATTGCGTACGTTATCCGCGCAGATTCGCCCGAAGAGGAGAGCTTCTTCGATGCGCTGGTCGATATCGGCTTTGAGACGAAGATCAAGGACATCAAGACGTTCGCCGATGGCTCGAAAAAGGCCGACTGGGACGTTGGGATGAGCCTGGATGCGGTGACGCTCGCGAATCACATCGATACGCTCGTGCTCTGTACGGGCGACGGCGACTTCTCTCGCTTGTGTTCACACCTGCGTCACGAAGGCGTCCGCGTCGAAGTAATGGCGTTTGAATCCTCAACTGCTGAAGAACTCATCGATGCGGCAGATTCCTTTATCGATCTAGGTGAGCGACACGAAACGTTCCTCCTATAA
- the lysA gene encoding diaminopimelate decarboxylase: MTDNAESLAVRRLDDWDLEQLEDLASEYDTPLYVMDLDRVKANYTRFSNAFPDAHVMYAAKAHTGKAVLEAVLEAGGTIECAAWGELQRSIEAGADPNELQYTAVNPPAHDLDYAAELGAENPGLTITIGALDTLERLNERGYDGRIAIRINPGIGTGHHEKVATGADAKFGIPYERVPEVADRVREDFDLVGIHAHAGSGVLTDDLEDHCRAIERIGDMARRVGDDDLEFVDIGGGYGVPYREDEQPLDLTKTSNMVRDAVGDLEAQLKLEPGRYIVADAGLILSEVNTIKEAPDTTVVGVDASLSTLIRPAMFGSYHPMLNVSAPGREPLEVTVGGPVCTSADVFAHDRPIARPERNDILAIGNAGSYGYELANQFHSQPKPAEVVLEDGEARIGRRRETLEDVTRLEQ, encoded by the coding sequence ATGACCGACAACGCCGAGTCACTGGCTGTCCGCCGGCTCGACGACTGGGACCTCGAGCAACTCGAGGATCTCGCTTCCGAGTACGACACGCCGCTGTATGTGATGGATCTCGATCGCGTGAAAGCGAACTATACCCGCTTTTCGAACGCGTTTCCGGACGCACACGTCATGTACGCCGCGAAGGCTCACACTGGAAAGGCGGTGCTCGAGGCCGTCCTCGAGGCCGGCGGCACCATCGAGTGTGCTGCCTGGGGAGAACTCCAGCGCTCGATTGAGGCAGGCGCGGATCCGAACGAACTCCAGTACACGGCGGTCAACCCACCCGCACACGACCTCGATTACGCCGCAGAGTTAGGGGCGGAAAACCCTGGACTGACGATCACCATCGGCGCGCTCGACACGCTCGAGCGCCTCAACGAACGCGGCTACGACGGCCGAATCGCCATCCGAATCAATCCGGGTATCGGAACGGGTCACCACGAGAAGGTCGCAACCGGCGCGGACGCGAAGTTCGGGATTCCCTACGAGCGCGTTCCCGAGGTCGCAGACCGCGTGCGCGAGGACTTCGACCTCGTCGGGATTCATGCCCACGCCGGCAGCGGCGTTCTGACCGACGACCTCGAGGACCACTGCCGAGCAATCGAGCGCATCGGCGACATGGCCCGCCGCGTCGGCGACGACGACCTCGAATTCGTCGATATCGGCGGCGGTTACGGCGTTCCCTACCGCGAGGACGAACAGCCGCTCGACCTCACAAAAACGTCAAACATGGTCCGCGACGCCGTCGGCGACCTCGAGGCACAACTCAAACTCGAGCCCGGCCGATACATCGTCGCCGACGCGGGGCTGATCCTCTCGGAAGTCAACACGATCAAGGAGGCACCCGACACGACCGTCGTCGGCGTCGACGCCAGTCTCTCGACGCTGATCCGCCCGGCGATGTTCGGGTCTTACCACCCGATGCTGAACGTCAGCGCGCCCGGCCGCGAGCCGCTCGAGGTTACCGTCGGCGGCCCGGTCTGTACCAGCGCGGACGTCTTCGCCCACGACCGACCGATTGCGCGACCGGAGCGCAACGATATCCTCGCAATCGGCAACGCCGGCTCCTACGGCTACGAACTCGCGAATCAGTTCCACTCGCAGCCAAAGCCAGCCGAGGTCGTCCTCGAGGACGGCGAGGCGCGCATTGGACGCCGTCGAGAGACACTCGAGGACGTGACGCGACTCGAGCAGTAA
- a CDS encoding AbrB/MazE/SpoVT family DNA-binding domain-containing protein — MSSNTTGEERIVSVTEKGQATIPKQLREKHGIPAPGRVKFVENEDGEIVVHPVGSMREFRGLERDGSEDQPATAVLREERDRDKQRADDLVERFSSESEDA; from the coding sequence ATGTCAAGTAATACTACCGGCGAAGAGCGTATTGTCTCTGTCACCGAAAAAGGACAGGCGACGATTCCGAAGCAACTCCGGGAGAAACACGGGATTCCTGCACCAGGGCGGGTCAAATTCGTCGAGAACGAAGACGGAGAAATCGTTGTTCATCCGGTGGGTTCAATGCGCGAGTTCCGCGGCCTCGAGCGCGACGGCAGCGAGGACCAGCCTGCAACAGCAGTTCTTCGCGAGGAACGCGACCGTGACAAACAGCGAGCGGATGACCTCGTCGAGCGCTTTTCCAGCGAGTCAGAGGACGCATGA
- the dapB gene encoding 4-hydroxy-tetrahydrodipicolinate reductase — protein MTVRIGVTGATGRMGQEVIAAVDKHDDCEVAFAVNRDPDGATVDGIAVEPAREFADLVHEYEPTAVIDFTGPDSALEYAQACANAGVAFVTGTTGFDDDQREHLEATSEATPLLHAPNFARGVQALVNVVGDAVQDLAGYDVELVETHHNQKRDAPSGTANRLLEEIEANGDFSGRKHGREGFDPREEGEIGVHVLRAGNVTGEHEIVIADNHEEVRLTHRAEDRGVFAAGAVDAAVWLADREPGSYDFADVLAD, from the coding sequence ATGACGGTTCGGATCGGCGTCACCGGCGCGACGGGCCGGATGGGACAGGAAGTGATTGCCGCCGTCGACAAGCACGACGACTGCGAGGTCGCGTTTGCGGTGAATCGCGATCCCGACGGCGCAACGGTCGATGGCATTGCTGTCGAACCCGCACGCGAGTTCGCGGACCTCGTCCACGAGTACGAGCCGACGGCCGTGATCGATTTCACCGGTCCTGACTCCGCCCTCGAGTACGCCCAGGCCTGTGCCAACGCGGGCGTTGCGTTCGTTACGGGCACGACGGGTTTCGACGACGACCAGCGTGAGCACCTCGAGGCGACGAGCGAAGCCACCCCGCTCCTTCACGCGCCGAACTTCGCCCGCGGCGTCCAGGCGCTCGTCAACGTCGTCGGCGACGCCGTCCAGGATCTGGCGGGCTACGACGTGGAACTCGTCGAGACGCATCACAACCAGAAACGCGACGCACCCAGCGGGACGGCGAATCGCTTGCTCGAGGAGATCGAAGCGAATGGCGACTTTAGCGGCCGGAAACACGGCCGCGAAGGCTTCGATCCGCGCGAGGAAGGCGAAATCGGCGTCCATGTTCTCCGAGCGGGGAACGTGACCGGCGAGCACGAAATTGTCATCGCGGACAATCACGAGGAGGTCCGACTGACCCATCGCGCCGAGGATCGCGGCGTCTTCGCCGCTGGCGCAGTCGACGCGGCGGTCTGGCTTGCCGACCGCGAACCCGGAAGCTACGATTTCGCGGACGTCCTCGCCGATTGA
- a CDS encoding PIN domain-containing protein: MTETIVFDTEPLIAYLDDEPGSDTVETWIDRVAAGEVEGYISPVTKTEVLYVGSRVGFRPGAVRASLERLEELGVSVSDPRECWDSAAALKEAYTMALGDAYALATADTVDGALLVGADDDFDDVDADIVRFRDEPA, encoded by the coding sequence ATGACAGAGACGATTGTGTTCGATACGGAGCCGCTCATTGCCTACTTGGACGACGAGCCAGGGAGTGATACTGTCGAAACGTGGATCGACCGCGTTGCCGCCGGTGAGGTTGAGGGGTATATCAGTCCAGTAACGAAAACAGAGGTTCTCTACGTTGGTTCTCGGGTTGGGTTCCGTCCTGGGGCTGTCCGGGCAAGCCTCGAGCGTCTCGAAGAGTTGGGGGTCTCAGTCTCCGATCCGCGCGAGTGTTGGGACAGTGCAGCAGCCCTCAAAGAAGCGTACACGATGGCACTCGGCGATGCATATGCCCTTGCAACAGCTGATACTGTGGATGGGGCACTTCTCGTCGGTGCCGACGATGATTTCGATGATGTAGACGCCGACATCGTACGGTTCCGCGACGAGCCAGCGTAA
- a CDS encoding 2,3,4,5-tetrahydropyridine-2,6-dicarboxylate N-succinyltransferase: MSTLETDIETLWERKQNGEVDAQSAGEDEHATLEAFLSALEDGDIRAAEKRGGEWGANEWVKQGILLNFGLRENQAFEYGGVEHYDVLPLRETEDLGERGTRNTPNGTAVRRGAYLGSDCIMMSPSFVNIGAYVGDGTLVDSCDTVGSCAQIGENVKLGANTLIGGVLEPVESAPVIVEDNVSLGAGCRVTSGFVVGENSIVGENTLLTPRIPVYDLVEEEVIYGELPANRRAFTRFVESSVSDHDLFEGGAFKPAVVATDVEEETLEATEREDALRE; this comes from the coding sequence ATGAGTACGCTCGAGACCGACATCGAGACGCTGTGGGAGCGCAAACAGAACGGCGAGGTCGACGCCCAGTCCGCCGGCGAGGACGAACACGCCACGCTCGAGGCATTCTTGTCCGCACTCGAGGACGGCGACATCCGCGCAGCCGAAAAGCGCGGTGGCGAGTGGGGGGCCAACGAGTGGGTCAAACAAGGAATTCTGCTCAATTTCGGCCTGCGCGAGAATCAGGCCTTCGAGTACGGCGGCGTCGAGCACTACGATGTGCTCCCGCTCCGAGAGACCGAGGACTTGGGCGAGCGTGGCACCCGAAACACACCGAATGGGACGGCCGTCCGCCGCGGTGCGTACCTCGGTTCTGATTGCATTATGATGAGCCCGAGCTTCGTCAACATCGGCGCGTACGTCGGCGACGGCACGCTCGTCGACTCCTGTGATACGGTCGGTTCCTGCGCCCAGATCGGTGAGAACGTCAAACTCGGCGCGAACACGCTCATCGGCGGTGTCCTCGAGCCCGTCGAGTCCGCCCCGGTCATCGTCGAGGACAACGTCTCGCTCGGCGCTGGCTGTCGCGTCACCTCTGGATTCGTCGTCGGCGAAAACAGCATCGTCGGCGAGAACACGCTGCTGACGCCGCGAATTCCGGTCTACGACCTTGTCGAGGAAGAGGTCATTTACGGCGAACTGCCCGCAAACCGCCGTGCGTTCACGCGCTTCGTCGAATCCTCCGTCAGCGATCACGACCTCTTCGAGGGCGGTGCGTTCAAGCCTGCCGTCGTCGCGACTGATGTCGAAGAAGAGACGCTCGAGGCGACCGAGCGAGAAGACGCGCTGCGCGAATAA